A segment of the Streptomyces sp. NBC_01235 genome:
GCTTCGAAGTCCCGGACTCCCAGGCCAACTTCGTCTGGTTGCCGCTCGCCGACGACGCCGCGCACTTCGCCGTGCACTGTCTCGACGGGAAGGTGGTGGTGCGCCCGTTCCTCGGCGAGGGCGTCCGGGTGACGATCGGTCTGCCGGAGGAGAACGAGGCCCTGCTCGCTCTCGCCGCGACCTGGAGAGGCTGAAGGCCATGGGCCCCGGTCCCTATGAGCGGCATCGCGAGTTGCTCCAGCAGGCGGTACGGGCCATCGCGACCGGTGGGTACTGCGCGCCGTTCACGCACGCGGGACACGGAGCCGCCGACGCGGGCATGAGGTCGACCCGGACGGCGGGAAAGGTCTTCGGCTCGCTGCTCGGCCGGGCCTTCGAACTCGACCAGCCCGGTGAGCTCGGCCGGGTGTCGACCGAGTCCTCCCCCTACGGCATCGCCATGGACATCGGCTACCCGCGCTGCGACCCCGCGGCCCTGGTGGCGGAGGCAGGGCGGGCGACGGCCGGATGGCGCGCCGCCGGGCCGTACCGGCGCGCCTGGCTGGCGGTGGAGATACTGCGCCGGCTGAACACGCGCAGCCACGAGCTGGCCCTGGCGGTGCACCACACCACGGGCCAGTCTCTTCAGGCGGCGTTCAGGGCCGCCGGGCCGCGCGCCCAGGACCGCGCGCTGGAGGCCGTGGCCCACGCCTTCGCCGAGTCGGCGCGGGTTCCCGCGGACCTGAGCTGGGAGAGCACCCGCCACCGGAGACAGCCGTTGGCGATGCGGGGGACGTGCACCCTGGTGCCGCGCGGAGTGTCACTGCTCATCGGCTGCCCCGACTATCCCCTCTGGAACGGCTACCCCGGTCTGTTCGCCAGCCTGGTGACCGGCAACCCGGTGATCGTGGCCCCGCATCCCAGGGCCGTGCTGCCCCTGGCCATCACCGTGCGCGTCATACGGCAGGTGCTGGCGGAGGCCGGTCATGCCCCCGACATCGTGAGCCTGGCGGTGGCGGAACCGGAGCAGCGGCTGCACCGGAGGCTGGCCCTGGACCCGGCGGTGCGGATCGTCGACTTCACCGGGTCGGCGCGGTTCGCCGACTGGCTCGAGCAACACGCCCACCAAGCCGCCGTGTTCGCCAACCGGACCGGCCTGAACGCCGTGGTCGTGGACTCCACCGAGGACTACCGGGGACTGGTGCGCGGCCTTGCCCACTCCCTGTGCCTGTGCAGCGGTACGGTCCGCACCACGCCGCAGAACATCCTGGTGCCGGCGGCGGGCATCACGACCGACGAGGGGCGCAAGAGCCTCAGGGACTTCGGCGCCGACCTGAGCGAGGCCGTGGACCGCCTGCTCGGGCATCCGGCGCGTGTGGCGAGGCTGCTGGGGGCGATCGTCGGCGACGAGGTGCGGGCGGGACTGGCGCAGGCCACCCGGTACGGCCCCGTGGTGCATGCCTCCGCGGCGCTGCGCCACCCGGACCATCCCGGCGCCGATGTGCGCAGCCCGCTGCTCGTCCGGCTGGGGGCGCGGGACGAGCGGGTCTACGCCCGGGAGTGGCCGGGTCCGGTCTCGTTCCTGGTGAGTACCGAATCGACCTCGCACAGCCTGGCGCTCCTGCGCGGCACGGTCGGCCGGCACGGCGCGTTGTTCGCCGCGGTGCACTCGACCGATCCGCTCGTGCTGGCGGCCGCCGAGACAGCGGCGCTGGACGCGGGGGTGCACCTCGTCCAGAACCTCGCGGACGACCTCCCCGCCGACCCCTCCTCGGCCAGCGCGGACCTTCCCGCCGCCGGCGCCCACTTCGTCACCGGGCGGTTCCGGGTCGTACGGTCCCGGCGGCACGTCCCGGCGGCCGGGACTGCGGTCGTGGAGCCGGAACGGTCGCCGGTACCGGACGGGGGCTCCGCCGCCTCGCTGGTCGATGTCTGAACGGGGCGGCGGGTCGCCGCGCCCGAGGCCGGGACCGAACCGCGTTCCGGGCTCCGTCCGGGAGGTCCCGTCAGGCGGTCCAGTCGGCCCCGCGCCCCCGCACCTCGTCGAAGACCAGCCACGTGCGGGTCGAGCGCACTCCCGGCACCGCCTGGATGCTCTCCAGCACGACCCGTCGCAGCGCCAGGTTGTCCGGTGCGCGGACCAGCACCAGGACGTCGAAGTCGCCCGTGACGAGGGCGACATGCTCGACGTACGGCATGTGGCGCAGTTCGCGCGAGATGTCGCGCCAGGCGTTCTGTTCGATGGTCAGCGTCACGTAGGCGCTCGTGCCCAGGCCGGCCCGCTGCGGATTGAGCTGCGCGGTGAAACCCGTGATGACCTCCTCCGCCACCAGTCTGCCGATGCGCGTGTACGCGTTGGCGCGCGAGATGTGCACCTGCTCCGCGAGTGCCCGGACCGACACCCGGCCGTCGGTGAGGAGCCGGGCCAGGATCTGCCGGTCGATGTCGTCGAGCGGGACGGCAGTTCGTCCGGGCACCGACCCCGGTGGCGACGTTTGCTCGGACACATTGCCCTCCCGGGGCGCTCAGCTCGGCAGTTCATCGCCAGTTCAGCGGAAGTATTGAACACATATTCCGATATGGCGACCATTCTCCTGTCAAGTGTCCAGAGAAAGCGAGTGCCCTCCATGTCCGTGAAGAGCCTCC
Coding sequences within it:
- the paaN gene encoding phenylacetic acid degradation protein PaaN codes for the protein MGPGPYERHRELLQQAVRAIATGGYCAPFTHAGHGAADAGMRSTRTAGKVFGSLLGRAFELDQPGELGRVSTESSPYGIAMDIGYPRCDPAALVAEAGRATAGWRAAGPYRRAWLAVEILRRLNTRSHELALAVHHTTGQSLQAAFRAAGPRAQDRALEAVAHAFAESARVPADLSWESTRHRRQPLAMRGTCTLVPRGVSLLIGCPDYPLWNGYPGLFASLVTGNPVIVAPHPRAVLPLAITVRVIRQVLAEAGHAPDIVSLAVAEPEQRLHRRLALDPAVRIVDFTGSARFADWLEQHAHQAAVFANRTGLNAVVVDSTEDYRGLVRGLAHSLCLCSGTVRTTPQNILVPAAGITTDEGRKSLRDFGADLSEAVDRLLGHPARVARLLGAIVGDEVRAGLAQATRYGPVVHASAALRHPDHPGADVRSPLLVRLGARDERVYAREWPGPVSFLVSTESTSHSLALLRGTVGRHGALFAAVHSTDPLVLAAAETAALDAGVHLVQNLADDLPADPSSASADLPAAGAHFVTGRFRVVRSRRHVPAAGTAVVEPERSPVPDGGSAASLVDV
- a CDS encoding Lrp/AsnC family transcriptional regulator, coding for MPGRTAVPLDDIDRQILARLLTDGRVSVRALAEQVHISRANAYTRIGRLVAEEVITGFTAQLNPQRAGLGTSAYVTLTIEQNAWRDISRELRHMPYVEHVALVTGDFDVLVLVRAPDNLALRRVVLESIQAVPGVRSTRTWLVFDEVRGRGADWTA